The DNA region ATATTTTTTAGAAACCTTTGGTTCAGAAACAAATGTTTCCCCTGTCTTTTCAACTTTTTTTTCAGGTACATATCCTCTTGGTTCAACCTTTTTAATAGGTTCATATACTGGTTTTCTTCTTCTAATTAAAAATATATAAAGAAGTGCAATTACTAATGCTCCTATTACAATCCCACCAATTAATAATGGATAATTTAATCCCATCTTGATTCTTTCTTTTTCTTGAAGAACTATTGAAAGTGTTCTTGCTCCTACAACTTTAGTTGCATAAAGAACTGTACCTGATACCCAATATTCCTCGCCAACTCTTGGTACATCAGGAGTTGTTAAAATTGCAATAGTACCAGTTTCATCAGCCAGATCATACCATCCAAGTTGGAGCGATGGTTGTGTTCCATTTGCTGTAACTGTTCCTTTAACAGAAATAAAATGCTGATCATAATTTAAAGGATTATTATTGATATCTGATGTTTTAACAAGGAGTGGAGTATTAGGGTATGAAACACAACCAATCAAACCAATCACTAAAAGTAAAGCCAACATCACCAAAAAAAATTTTCTTACCATTTTTTACCTCCTATATATAAAAAATTTAATGAGTAATTTTAAGACTTTGAATAATTTTCAGATAAGTGTCCATAAATTCAGGGAATAGTGCAGTATCTGCAATATATGTCATGTCATAACCTATCTTATTATAAATTAAATATGTATGTGCTTCTGTAACATTCTGTCCCGCTCTATCAACTCCCTTTATAATAAAGATATATCCCTTCTCACCACTTACCTCATTTTCATTTTTAAATATCTCTTTATAATCAACATATTGTGGTATTATTCTTGCCATTTCTTTGTTACCCCATGTAACTGAATCAACTTCTGTGATATTTTTTGTAATATTAAAGTATATATATGCCTCTCCACCAAAGTATCTCCTATTTTCAGTAAAACCNGTAAACTCACCACCCATTATGTAGATATCATCATCAATTCTAACTGGTTTAAATAGAGTGTCATCAGGTGCTTTAAATGATATTCCGAGATTTTGTTCACTGTAAGTTAACCAATTATTAGCAGAATACTTAGAAAGAAATCTTGGCATATCAGGATTTAAAATATACAAAAAAGATAACCATGATGTATCCATCGCAAAATCAAGTTTCGAATAATGCTTTAAGACACTACTCTGAAACCTAATTATTGGAGCCCATATAGATATTCCTGATGCTTCATTTAAATTCATTAAAGTTGTATCAGAATAAACATAACCAGGGCTTATTTCTTTTGCAAGTATCAAATTATTCAAAATATTTATAGAATCATTAACACCCTTTTTAATATCATAGTCTGCTATTCTAATATCATTTTTTAGAATCTCGAGAAAATATTTAAGATCAACATATGTAGAATAAAGTCCTAATTTTTCAATTAGTGGTACTTTTTTGATATCTTCAACTATATAATCTCCATAAT from Caldisericia bacterium includes:
- a CDS encoding FHA domain-containing protein, which produces MVRKFFLVMLALLLVIGLIGCVSYPNTPLLVKTSDINNNPLNYDQHFISVKGTVTANGTQPSLQLGWYDLADETGTIAILTTPDVPRVGEEYWVSGTVLYATKVVGARTLSIVLQEKERIKMGLNYPLLIGGIVIGALVIALLYIFLIRRRKPVYEPIKKVEPRGYVPEKKVEKTGETFVSEPKVSKKYEETVIEEETLEGAPAILVVKSGKKGGATFPLKKKVINLGRESGNEVVIDDNKASRQHAKIKLENDKFIIYDLASTNGTFVNNQKITSTELNDGDEIKIGDTILVFKIL